From a single Brassica rapa cultivar Chiifu-401-42 chromosome A01, CAAS_Brap_v3.01, whole genome shotgun sequence genomic region:
- the LOC103872044 gene encoding purine permease 2: protein MVGGSKRLRRLLNQRLHEEPSKTQTHVMRKKMKTGLVIINCIILAIGNCGGPLITRLYFRNGGKRIWFSSFLQTAGCPIILFPLLFSFRLRRKEATTTPFFLIKPPLFLASIVIGLLTGVDNYLYAYGLAYLPVSTSSLVISSQLAFTAFFAFFMVKQKFTPFIINAVVLLTLGAGILALHTDGDKLAKETHKEYIVGFLMTLAAAILYAFVLPLVELTYKKARKRISYTLVLEMQMVLCFVATCFCLVGMLADGDFKELAREARDFKLGRSTYYYVVVVFTAIIWQGFFLGSIGMIFCASSLVSGILICALLPLTEVLAVFFFREKFQAEKGLSLFLSLWGFVSYFYGQIKSENKTETQDQEAQLSQLPGIDSVA from the coding sequence ATGGTGGGAGGCTCAAAGCGACTTAGACGTCTATTAAACCAAAGACTACATGAAGAACCATCTAAAACGCAAACACATGTtatgagaaagaagatgaagactGGTCTTGTAATCATAAACTGTATAATCCTGGCCATTGGAAACTGCGGAGGCCCTCTAATCACGCGTCTCTACTTCAGAAACGGTGGCAAACGGATCTGGTTCTCAAGCTTCCTCCAAACCGCAGGCTGTCCCATCATCCTCTTccctcttctcttctccttcCGCCTCCGCCGTAAAGAAGCAACAACGACTCCATTTTTTCTCATAAAACCTCCTCTGTTCTTGGCTTCTATTGTGATTGGTCTGCTCACTGGCGTTGACAATTACCTCTACGCTTACGGGTTAGCTTACCTCCCAGTTTCCACTTCTTCTCTGGTCATCTCCTCTCAACTAGCCTTCACTGCTTTCTTCGCCTTTTTCATGGTGAAGCAAAAGTTCACGCCCTTTATTATAAACGCCGTCGTTTTGCTTACTCTGGGTGCCGGAATCCTAGCCCTTCACACCGACGGTGACAAGCTTGCCAAAGAGACACACAAGGAGTATATCGTTGGGTTCCTCATGACCCTTGCTGCGGCTATTCTCTACGCGTTTGTATTGCCGCTTGTGGAGCTCACTTACAAGAAAGCTCGTAAACGAATCAGCTACACGCTTGTGCTCGAGATGCAGATGGTCTTGTGCTTTGTGGCCACTTGCTTCTGCCTCGTTGGGATGCTGGCTGATGGCGATTTCAAGGAGTTAGCAAGAGAAGCAAGAGATTTTAAGCTTGGAAGGTCTACGTATTACTATGTGGTGGTTGTGTTCACGGCCATCATCTGGCAAGGCTTTTTCTTGGGATCTATTGGGATGATCTTCTGTGCATCGTCTCTGGTCTCTGGAATTCTTATCTGTGCTCTGCTTCCGTTGACAGAGGTCTTGGCCGTCTTTTTCTTCCGGGAGAAGTTTCAGGCGGAGAAAGGTCTCTCTTTGTTTCTCTCCCTTTGGGGATTCGTCTCTTATTTCTACGGACAGATTAAATCCGAGAACAAGACTGAGACTCAGGATCAGGAGGCACAACTCTCTCAGCTTCCGGGCATTGATTCTGTAGCTTAA
- the LOC103872052 gene encoding CRM-domain containing factor CFM3B, chloroplastic yields MAMNSIRHLYPAATTAVDSLGSSFCKLHGATSLRFLRYSPSISLGDVRRFGFCSTRKVKLCRGSGRDENWNRTQKQNQLKPVLNHRKGETFSDLGVTSGENGDGGSSTMERIVEKLKKFGFVDDDQFQDEEIEHERRFVEEEEGNVRNRRGGFSEESPFGAYGGDGEVKFPWEKVSSKEKEKEKEELVNGVWTAKKESRYSLAEMTLPQAELNRLRNLMFRTKSKMRVKGAGVTQAVVDAIQEKWKSSEIVRLKIEGTNALNMRRMHELLERKTGGLVIWRSGTSIALYKYKNDTYRDASVPMNKQIYRRAGTSPSSLPTSRVDHSVEQVHHPQIEKEATNVGNEDRTSHQEVEYEDEINELLEGLGQRYTDWQGGYPLPVDADMLPGIVPGYEPPFRVLPYGVRSTLGQKEATSLRRLGKVLPPHFALGRSRQLQGLATAMVKLWEKSLIAKVALKRGVQLTTSERMAEDIKRLTGGMLLSRNKDFLVFYRGKSFLSPEVAEALVEKERLARTFQDEEEQARLRASSGLVVPRVKANQNHLVSTGTLGETLDAASKWGRNLDDDDHVEEVKQEAEKLRSANLVRKLERKLAFAEKRLMKAERALAKVEESLKPSEHRTDTEGITEEERFMFQKLGLRMKAFLLLGRRGVFDGTVENMHLHWKYRELVKILVKAKTFEGAQKVALALEAESGGILVSVDKVSKGYAIIVYRGKDYKRPSELRPKNLLTKRKALARSVELQRRQAIIKHIAVVQARTEELRAEIEQVELVKDKGSQVLYNKLDMAYSSSDEETEETDGEGDDIYLDTYDEDGEEGGVQAKGSLSDVEFDSEDEDWDSDESETEFDDDSASSATPFDAEPTSSTTPEATFVDQQKEERHLQS; encoded by the exons ATGGCGATGAATTCAATTCGCCATCTTTATCCAGCAGCCACTACTGCGGTCGATTCGTTGGGAAGCTCCTTCTGTAAGCTCCACGGAGCCACTTCCCTCCGATTCTTAAGGTACAGTCCATCAATTTCACTCGGTGATGTCAGGAGATTCGGTTTCTGTTCTACAAGGAAGGTTAAACTATGTAGAGGTAGCGGTAGGGATGAGAATTGGAACAGGACCCAGAAGCAGAATCAGTTAAAACCTGTGCTGAATCATCGGAAAGGAGAGACATTTTCTGATTTAGGGGTAACGAGTGGTGAGAATGGTGATGGTGGAAGTAGTACAATGGAGAGGATTGTGGAGAAATTGAAAAAGTTTGGATTTGTTGACGATGATCAGTTTCAAGATGAAGAGATTGAACACGAGAGGAGGTTTGTGGAGGAGGAAGAAGGGAATGTGAGGAATAGGAGAGGTGGATTCTCGGAGGAGTCACCGTTTGGTGCTTATGGAGGTGATGGAGAAGTTAAGTTTCCTTGGGAAAAAGTAAGTTctaaggagaaggagaaggagaaggaggagcTAGTAAACGGAGTGTGGACAGCTAAGAAGGAGAGTAGATACTCTCTTGCGGAGATGACTCTTCCGCAAGCAGAGCTGAATCGGTTGAGGAATCTGATGTTTAGAACCAAGAGCAAGATGAGAGTTAAGGGTGCTGGTGTCACTCAGGCTGTGGTTGATGCCATTCAGGAGAAGTGGAAGAGCTCAGAGATTGTAAGGCTCAAGATCGAAGGTACAAATGCGCTCAACATGAGACGGATGCATGAACTTTTGGAG AGAAAAACTGGTGGTTTGGTGATTTGGAGGTCAGGGACTTCCATCGCCTTGTACAAATACAAAAACGACACTTACAGGGATGCATCAGTGCCAATGAACAAGCAAATATACCGAAGAGCAGGGACGTCGCCCTCTTCCTTACCTACGAGTAGAGTGGATCATAGTGTTGAACAAGTGCATCATCCTCAGATAGAGAAGGAGGCAACAAATGTGGGAAATGAAGACAGGACATCTCATCAAGAAGTAGAATACGAAGATGAAATAAACGAATTGTTAGAGGGTCTTGGTCAGCGGTACACGGACTGGCAGGGAGGTTATCCATTACCTGTTGATGCTGATATGCTTCCAGGGATCGTACCTGGTTACGAACCTCCTTTCAGGGTTCTTCCTTATGGAGTGAGATCAACTCTGGGGCAAAAGGAGGCAACCTCTTTAAGGAGACTTGGCAAAGTTCTTCCTCCACACTTTGCTTTAG GTCGAAGTAGACAGCTGCAAGGGCTGGCAACAGCCATGGTTAAGTTATGGGAGAAGAGTTTGATTGCTAAGGTTGCCCTTAAACGTGGTGTACAATTGACTACCAGTGAGAGAATGGCTGAGGACATCAAG AGATTGACGGGAGGTATGCTGCTCTCTAGGAACAAagactttcttgttttttacaGAGGGAAGAGTTTTTTGTCACCAGAAGTAGCAGAAGCATTGGTGGAGAAGGAGAGACTTGCAAGGACTTTCCAAGACGAAGAGGAACAGGCACGTCTAAGAGCGTCATCGGGTCTGGTTGTCCCACGTGTTAAGGCTAATCAAAACCACCTTGTTTCTACCGGTACTCTTGGAGAAACTCTTGATGCAGCTAGTAAGTGGGGAAGGAATCTGGACGACGATGATCACGTGGAAGAAGTGAAACAAGAGGCTGAGAAACTGAGGTCTGCAAATCTTGTCAGGAAGTTGGAAAGAAAACTTGCTTTT GCTGAGAAAAGGTTGATGAAAGCTGAACGGGCATTAGCTAAGGTAGAGGAATCTCTGAAGCCATCAGAACACAGAACAGACACTGAGGGCATAACTGAGGAAGAGAGATTTATGTTCCAGAAGCTCGGATTAAGGATGAAAGCTTTCTTACTTCTTG GTCGAAGAGGCGTGTTTGATGGTACTGTGGAGAACATGCACTTGCACTGGAAATACAGGGAGCTAGTAAAAATTCTTGTGAAGGCTAAAACTTTTGAGGGTGCGCAGAAAGTGGCATTGGCCCTTGAAGCCGAGAGTGGAGGAATCCTGGTTTCTGTTGACAAGGTTTCCAAAGGCTATGCCATTATCGTGTATAGAGGAAAAGACTATAAGCGTCCTTCCGAGTTAAGGCCTAAGAACCTCTTGACAAAGAGGAAAGCTTTGGCTCGTTCTGTTGAGCTCCAAAGACGCCAG GCCATTATAAAACATATTGCGGTAGTACAGGCGAGAACAGAGGAGTTGAGAGCTGAAATC GAACAAGTGGAACTTGTAAAAGACAAGGGATCTCAAGTGTTATACAATAAGCTTGACATGGCTTATTCTTCTAGCGACGAGGAGACCGAAGAGACAGAT GGAGAAGGAGATGACATCTATTTAGATACATACGATGAGGATGGTGAAGAAGGTGGGGTTCAGGCCAAGGGTTCACTATCTGATGTTGAATTTGATTCAGAAGATGAAGACTGGGATTCAGATGAATCAGAAACTGAGTTTGATGATGATTCTGCATCCTCCGCTACACCATTTGATGCTGAGCCGACATCCTCCACAACACCAGAAGCAACCTTTGTAGATCAACAGAAAGAGGAACGTCATCTGCAATCATAA
- the LOC103872218 gene encoding LOW QUALITY PROTEIN: uncharacterized protein LOC103872218 (The sequence of the model RefSeq protein was modified relative to this genomic sequence to represent the inferred CDS: inserted 2 bases in 1 codon), with amino-acid sequence MDEMLSDLMYFLKKPSLAETFVDIILWTAPPGFGARRLWLAFTALSAXDTKANKSTSGSASSQQTPVEESLQSDEVSRASETVREQEIVTENDQEHLLQLLEVGNATREWQSMMDKTTPNMTYQAWRHEPETGPVVYRSRTIFEDASPDIVRDFFWDDEFRPKWDFMLANFKTLDDDTRTGTMIVHWRKKFPFFCSDREYIIGRRIWESGNKYYCVTKGVPYPALPKRDKPRRVELYFSSWVIRAVESRKGDGQSSACEVSLVHYEDMGIPKDVAKLGVRHGMWGAVKKLNSGLRAYQTARKSDSSLSRIAQMARITTVLNMDSTESSTEDEDRSRAMGYARRQRDNLRMDWKWVVVGGVALACGLHTGVIGKALLAGAGQRLARR; translated from the exons ATGGATGAGATGTTATCCGATCTAATGTATTTCCTGAAGAAGCCCTCTCTTGCAGAGACATTCGTCGACATCATACTCTGGACTGCGCCGCCTGGGTTCGGCGCGCGGCGGCTTTGGCTCGCTTTCACAGCCCTCTCGGC TGACACTAAAGCCAACAAATCTACGAGTGGTTCAGCTTCATCGCAGCAGACACCTGTAGAGGAGAGTCTTCAAAGTGATGAAGTTTCCAG AGCTAGCGAGACGGTGAGAGAGCAGGAGATTGTGACAGAGAATGATCAAGAGCATTTGCTACAGCTGCTCGAAGTTGGAAATGCGACCAGGGAATGGCAATCCATGATGGACAAGACTACTCCTAATATGACCTACCAGGCTTGGCGTCATGAGCCTGAG ACAGGTCCTGTTGTTTATCGGAGTCGAACCATTTTTGAGGATGCAAGTCCAGATATTGTTAGGGATTTCTTCTGGGATGATGAGTTTCGACCTAAATGGGATTTCATGCTTGCCAACTTCAAAACTTTGGACGACGACACTCGCACAGGAACTATGATTGTTCACTGGCGAAAAAAG TTTCCCTTTTTCTGTAGTGACCGAGAGTATATCATTGGTCGTAGAATATGGGAGTCTGGAAATAAGTATTATTGTGTGACAAAG GGAGTTCCTTATCCAGCTCTACCCAAGCGTGATAAGCCGAGGCGCGTTGAGCTTTATTTCTCAAGTTGGGTTATCAGAGCAG ttGAATCCAGAAAAGGAGATGGACAATCATCGGCTTGTGAAGTATCTCTAGTCCATTACGAAGACATGGGAATCCCAAAAGACGTAGCAAAGTTAGGCGTCCGTCATGGCATGTGGGGAGCAGTCAAGAAGCTAAACTCCGGTTTACGAGCCTACCAAACCGCCAGAAAATCAGACTCTAGTCTATCTCGGATCGCTCAAATGGCAAGGATCACCACAGTACTGAACATGGATTCTACAGAATCATCCACAGAAGATGAAGACAGAAGCAGAGCAATGGGCTATGCAAGGAGACAGCGGGACAATTTGAGAATGGACTGGAAATGGGTAGTTGTAGGAGGTGTCGCCTTGGCTTGTGGCCTGCACACTGGGGTCATTGGTAAGGCTTTACTGGCCGGCGCTGGGCAGAGACTTGCTCGTAGGTGA